One window of Rissa tridactyla isolate bRisTri1 chromosome 12, bRisTri1.patW.cur.20221130, whole genome shotgun sequence genomic DNA carries:
- the ZNF335 gene encoding zinc finger protein 335 isoform X1, translated as MEENAVESSSDAAPQAAREEPSESGLGIGTSEAVSADSSDAASTPGPLSRADDSGVGQSSDSSGVSLEEVSESSSSTDAIPRIYLPDSSSIAQSTLVSSVSTVSQSIMVSESPQVLVHSSVITDGATIVSDSTASTSSDLGSAIDKIIESTIGPDIIQSCIAVTSAEDGGAETTQYLILQGPDDGAPMVSQMATSALANSLAIEAVADGPTSTCLDQPGPSDPSEQLEVLELPTQPDHAREADGGEELDQPDMETLEEMMEVVVVQQFKCKMCQYKSVSKKTLINHMKERHFQPVGSALTLKKGRPRKGGSAAKTADDDVQEEEEDDDIMDAGAIDDPEEDSDYNPAEDEPRGRQPKYSRTVPTSSEERPRRRPGRPRKFPRLEDMPQDVPEGEEVEPLVTSQSTPSHELQNSEAASSSGLENGTSESLAEPSISQSDSENKDPSSNTGPEEADVIPRRRGRPSRRFLGKKYRKYMGRRYYYKSPKPLMRPYLCRICGSRFLTHDDLRFHVNSHEANDPQLFKCLQCSYRSRRWSSLKEHMFNHVGSKPYKCEECNYTSVYKKDVIRHSTVHSRDRKKRADPPPKLNSFPCPVCNRIYPMQKRLTQHMKTHSTEKPHMCDKCGKSFKKRYTFKMHLLTHIQAIANRRFKCEFCDYVCEDKKVLLNHQLSHMNDKPYKCSFCKYSTFREDFLVSHMAVKHTGGKPFACEFCHFTTKHKKNLRLHVHCRHADSFEEWAQRHPEEPPCRRRPFFTLQQIEELKQQHSQVQAPAEPEASPPAPLGPITYHTVQAVPGAEPPILSQDSLGGATIIYEQDVAGSAELATQTALDLLLNMSTQRELATGSLQVAVVKPGDSGEAQAPCEPQAQEEGTEVDSEEQQQQQKLVTLHMAEPGETLVQEAYEEATLGGSELQQITIPFGGTTEYSIITPISEEIQAPGTLYSSEEESPAETSHAVVVSEAVMTEEALKDHNNHYIMSSGVPGSQFHHIEPLSGDAAFPSPAEGQEAQPAGVKWPLVQCVTRQLQKDSSLSPASEGQEISSPKVKWPALQGVAKKLSCKVSTAKKLSCKISTAKKFSCKICTAMFTGRAEMESHKRAHIGPSTFKCPDCPFTAALWPEVRSHMVQHASLRPHKCTHCSFASKNKKDLRRHMLTHTNEKPFACQICGQRFNRNGHLKFHMQRLHSSEGKRPGPPAAAAQQTIILNSDEDTLATLQTALQSGQAVLAPERLQQALGQEHIIVAQEQSVTSQEEATYIQEITTADGQTVQHLVTSDNQVQYIIAQDGVQHLLPHEYVVVPEGHHIQVQDGQITHIQYEQGSQFLQEPQIQYMPVSPEQQLVTQAQLEAAAHSAVSAVADAAMAQAQGVFTAEATAEQIQQLQQGIHYDVITLAD; from the exons ATGGAGGAGAATGCAGTGGAGAGCAGCAGCGACGCGGCCCCGCAGGCGGCGCGGGAGGAGCCCTCTGAGAGCGGCCTGGGTATCGGGACCTCGGAGGCCGTGTCGGCGGACAGCAGCGACGCCGCCTCGACCCCCGGACCCCTCTCCCGAGCGGATGACTCCGGCGTGGGCCAGAGCTCCGACAGCAGCGGGGTCTCCTTG GAAGAGGTGTCGGAGAGCAGCTCCAGCACAGATGCCATTCCCCGGATTTACCTCCCAGATTCATCCTCCATCGCCCAGTCCACCTTGGTCTCCAGTGTCTCCACTGTGAGCCAGTCCATCATGGTGTCAGAGTCCCCACAAGTCCTGGTCCACTCCAGTGTCATCACTGACGGAGCCACGATTGTGTCAGACTCCACCGCATCCACTTCCTCAGACTTAGGTTCTGCCATCGACAAAATCATCGAGTCCACAATTGGACCTGACATCATCCAGA GCTGCATCGCCGTGACCAGTGCAGAGGATGGCGGGGCAGAGACTACGCAGTACCTCATTCTGCAAGGCCCTGATGATG GTGCCCCCATGGTGTCCCAGATGGCCACCTCTGCTCTGGCCAATAGTTTGGCAATAGAAGCTGTTGCTGATGGACCTACCTCCACATGCCTTGACCAGCCTGGTCCTTCAGACCCTTCCGAGCAGTTGGAAGTGCTGGAGCTGCCCACACAGCCAGATCACGCCCGAGAGGCAGATGGTGGGGAGGAACTGGACCAGCCAGACATGGAGACCCTGGAAGAGAtgatggaggtggtggtggtgcagcaGTTCAAGTGCAAGATGTGTCAGTACAAGAGTGTCTCCAAGAAAACTCTAATTAACCACATGAAGGAGCGGCACTTCCAGCCAG TGGGTTCAGCTCTGACTTTGAAGAAAGGACGTCCACGAAAGGGGGGATCGGCTGCAAAGACTGCAGATGACGATgtccaagaagaagaagaagatgatGACATCATGGATGCTGGTGCTATTGATGATCCTGAAG AGGACAGTGACTATAACCCAGCTGAGGACGAGCCCCGTGGGCGACAGCCCAAGTACAGCCGCACTGTCCCCACATCCAGTGAGGAGAGGCCACGTCGACGCCCCGGGAGACCCCGCAAGTTTCCTCGTCTGGAGGACATGCCCCAGGATGTGCCTGAAG GAGAGGAGGTGGAGCCCTTGGTGACATCCCAAAGCACACCGAGCCATGAGCTGCAGAACTCTGAAGCAGCCAGTTCCTCTGGCCTGGAGAATGGGACCAGTGAgagcctggcagagcccagcatcAGCCAGTCCGACTCCGAAAACAAAGATCCTTCCTCCAACACTGGCCCTGAGGAGGCAGATGTCATCCCCAGGAGGCGAGGGCGGCCCTCCCGCCGCTTCCTGGGCAAGAAATACCGCAAGTACATGGGGCGCAG GTACTACTACAAGTCACCCAAACCCCTGATGAGGCCCTACCTGTGTCGGATCTGCGGCTCGCGTTTCCTCACGCACGATGATCTGCGTTTCCACGTCAACTCGCACGAGGCCAATGACCCGCAGCTCTTCAAGTGTCTTCAGTGCAGCTACCGCTCCCGGCGCTGGTCCTCCCTCAAG GAACACATGTTCAACCATGTGGGCAGCAAGCCCTACAAGTGTGAGGAGTGCAATTACACCAGCGTGTACAAGAAGGATGTCATCCGGCACTCCACAGTGCACAGCCGGGACAG gaagaagAGAGCTGATCCG cccccaAAGCTGAACTCCTTCCCGTGCCCCGTATGCAACCGTATCTACCCTATGCAGAAGAGGCTTACACAGCATATGAAAACACACAGCACGGAAAAACCACACATGTGTGACAAG TGCGGGAAGTCCTTTAAGAAGCGCTACACCTTCAAGATGCATCTGCTGACACACATCCAGGCCATTGCCAACCGCAG GTTCAAGTGTGAGTTCTGTGACTACGTCTGCGAGGACAAAAAGGTCCTGCTGAACCACCAGCTGTCGCACATGAATGACAAGCCCTACAAGTGCAGCTTCTGCAAGTACTCCACCTTCCGGGAGGATTTCCTGGTCTCGCACATGGCTGTCAAGCACACGG GAGGGAAGCCATTTGCTTGCGAGTTCTGTCACTTCACCACGAAGCACAAGAAGAACCTGCGCCTCCACGTGCACTGCCGCCACGCTGACTCCTTCGAGGAGTGGGCACAGAGGCACCCTGAGGAGCCGCCATGCCGCCGCCGCCCCTTCTTCACCTTGCAGCAGATCgaggagctgaagcagcagcacagccaggtgCAGGCCCCGGCTGAGCCAGAGGCCAGTCCGCCG GCACCTCTTGGCCCCATCACCTACCACACGGTGCAggctgtcccaggagcagagcccCCCATCCTCTCGCAAGATTCCCTGGGAGGGGCCACCATCATTTATGAACAAG ATGTGGCTGGATCAGCAGAACTGGCCACGCAGACTGCCCTGGATCTCCTGCTGAACATGAGCACTCAGCGAGAGCTGGCCACCGGCTCGCTGCAG GTGGCAGTGGTGAAGCCAGGTGATTCAGGAGAAGCACAGGCGCCCTGTGAGCCACAGGCAcaggaggaggggacagaggtggactctgaggagcagcagcagcagcagaagttggTGACACTGCACATGGCAGAGCCTGGGGAGACATTGGTGCAGGAGGCTTATGAGGAGGCGACCCTGGGTGGCTCGGAGTTGCAGCAGATCACCATCCCCTTTGGTGGGACAACAGAGTACAGCATCATCACGCCCATCAGTGAGGAGATTCAGGCTCCAGGCACGCTGTACAG CAGTGAGGAGGAGAGCCCTGCAGAGACCTCCCATGCAGTTGTGGTGAGCGAAGCTGTGATGACAGAGGAGGCTCTGAAGGACCATAACAATCACTATATCATGTCATCTGGTGTTCCAGGGAGCCAGTTCCATCACATTGAG CCCCTCAGCGGGGACGCTGCCTTTCCCTCGCCTGCGGAGGGCCAGGAGGCACAGCCCGCCGGCGTCAAGTGGCCTCTGGTGCAGTGTGTCACCAGGCAGCTCCAGAAGGACTCATCTTTATCCCCAGCATCCGAGGGGCAGGAAATCTCATCCCCAAAGGTCAAGTGGCCTGCGCTCCAAGGCGTGGCCAAGAAGCTCTCGTGCAAGGTTTCCACAGCCAAGAAGCTCTCGTGCAAGATTTCCACAGCCAAAAAGTTTTCATGCAAGATTTGCACAGCCATGTTCACAGGGAGAGCAGAAATGGAGAGTCACAAGAGAGCCCACATTGGGCCCAGCACCTTCAAGTGTCCCGACTGTCCATTCACTGCAGCCCTCTGGCCGGAGGTTCGG AGCCACATGGTCCAGCATGCCAGCCTTCGGCCACACAAGTGCACCCACTGCAGCTTTGCCTCCAAGAACAAAAAAGACCTGCGCAGGCACATGCTGACGCACACCAACGAGAAGCCCTTTGCCTGCCAGATCTGTGGGCAGAG GTTCAACCGTAATGGTCACCTCAAATTCCACATGCAGCGTTTGCACAGCTCGGAGGGGAAGAGACCAGGGCCgcctgcagctgctgcccagcagaCCATCATACTGAACAGCGACGAGGACACGCTGGCCACCCTGCAGA CGGCTCTGCAGTCCGGCCAGGCGGTTCTGGCTCCTGAGCGGCTGCAGCAGGCCCTGGGGCAGGAACACATCATCGTTGCGCAGGAGCAGAGCGTCACGAGCCAG GAGGAGGCTACCTACATCCAGGAGATCACAACTGCCGATGGACAGACAGTACAGCACTTAGTGACCTCTGACAACCAG GTTCAGTACATCATTGCCCAGGATGGTGTACAGCACTTGCTTCCCCATGAGTATGTTGTTGTCCCAGAGGGACACCACATCCAG GTACAGGATGGTCAGATCACCCACATCCAGTATGAGCAGGGCAGCCAGTTCCTCCAGGAGCCGCAG ATCCAGTACATGCCTGTCTCGCCTGAGCAGCAGCTTGTCACCCAGGCACAGCTGGAAGCAGCTGCACACTCAGCAGTTTCAG caGTGGCCGATGCTGCGATGGCCCAGGCGCAGGGAGTGTTCACCGCCGAGGCCACGGCCGAGCAgatccagcagctgcagcaggggatCCACTACGATGTCATCACGCTGGCAGACTAG
- the ZNF335 gene encoding zinc finger protein 335 isoform X3, with the protein MEENAVESSSDAAPQAAREEPSESGLGIGTSEAVSADSSDAASTPGPLSRADDSGVGQSSDSSGVSLEEVSESSSSTDAIPRIYLPDSSSIAQSTLVSSVSTVSQSIMVSESPQVLVHSSVITDGATIVSDSTASTSSDLGSAIDKIIESTIGPDIIQSCIAVTSAEDGGAETTQYLILQGPDDGAPMVSQMATSALANSLAIEAVADGPTSTCLDQPGPSDPSEQLEVLELPTQPDHAREADGGEELDQPDMETLEEMMEVVVVQQFKCKMCQYKSVSKKTLINHMKERHFQPVGSALTLKKGRPRKGGSAAKTADDDVQEEEEDDDIMDAGAIDDPEEDSDYNPAEDEPRGRQPKYSRTVPTSSEERPRRRPGRPRKFPRLEDMPQDVPEGEEVEPLVTSQSTPSHELQNSEAASSSGLENGTSESLAEPSISQSDSENKDPSSNTGPEEADVIPRRRGRPSRRFLGKKYRKYMGRRYYYKSPKPLMRPYLCRICGSRFLTHDDLRFHVNSHEANDPQLFKCLQCSYRSRRWSSLKEHMFNHVGSKPYKCEECNYTSVYKKDVIRHSTVHSRDRKKRADPPPKLNSFPCPVCNRIYPMQKRLTQHMKTHSTEKPHMCDKCGKSFKKRYTFKMHLLTHIQAIANRRFKCEFCDYVCEDKKVLLNHQLSHMNDKPYKCSFCKYSTFREDFLVSHMAVKHTGGKPFACEFCHFTTKHKKNLRLHVHCRHADSFEEWAQRHPEEPPCRRRPFFTLQQIEELKQQHSQVQAPAEPEASPPAPLGPITYHTVQAVPGAEPPILSQDSLGGATIIYEQDVAGSAELATQTALDLLLNMSTQRELATGSLQVAVVKPGDSGEAQAPCEPQAQEEGTEVDSEEQQQQQKLVTLHMAEPGETLVQEAYEEATLGGSELQQITIPFGGTTEYSIITPISEEIQAPGTLYSSEEESPAETSHAVVVSEAVMTEEALKDHNNHYIMSSGVPGSQFHHIEPLSGDAAFPSPAEGQEAQPAGVKWPLVQCVTRQLQKDSSLSPASEGQEISSPKVKWPALQGVAKKLSCKVSTAKKLSCKISTAKKFSCKICTAMFTGRAEMESHKRAHIGPSTFKCPDCPFTAALWPEVRSHMVQHASLRPHKCTHCSFASKNKKDLRRHMLTHTNEKPFACQICGQRFNRNGHLKFHMQRLHSSEGKRPGPPAAAAQQTIILNSDEDTLATLQTALQSGQAVLAPERLQQALGQEHIIVAQEQSVTSQEEATYIQEITTADGQTVQHLVTSDNQVQYIIAQDGVQHLLPHEYVVVPEGHHIQVQDGQITHIQYEQGSQFLQEPQIQYMPVSPEQQLVTQAQLEAAAHSAVSVADAAMAQAQGVFTAEATAEQIQQLQQGIHYDVITLAD; encoded by the exons ATGGAGGAGAATGCAGTGGAGAGCAGCAGCGACGCGGCCCCGCAGGCGGCGCGGGAGGAGCCCTCTGAGAGCGGCCTGGGTATCGGGACCTCGGAGGCCGTGTCGGCGGACAGCAGCGACGCCGCCTCGACCCCCGGACCCCTCTCCCGAGCGGATGACTCCGGCGTGGGCCAGAGCTCCGACAGCAGCGGGGTCTCCTTG GAAGAGGTGTCGGAGAGCAGCTCCAGCACAGATGCCATTCCCCGGATTTACCTCCCAGATTCATCCTCCATCGCCCAGTCCACCTTGGTCTCCAGTGTCTCCACTGTGAGCCAGTCCATCATGGTGTCAGAGTCCCCACAAGTCCTGGTCCACTCCAGTGTCATCACTGACGGAGCCACGATTGTGTCAGACTCCACCGCATCCACTTCCTCAGACTTAGGTTCTGCCATCGACAAAATCATCGAGTCCACAATTGGACCTGACATCATCCAGA GCTGCATCGCCGTGACCAGTGCAGAGGATGGCGGGGCAGAGACTACGCAGTACCTCATTCTGCAAGGCCCTGATGATG GTGCCCCCATGGTGTCCCAGATGGCCACCTCTGCTCTGGCCAATAGTTTGGCAATAGAAGCTGTTGCTGATGGACCTACCTCCACATGCCTTGACCAGCCTGGTCCTTCAGACCCTTCCGAGCAGTTGGAAGTGCTGGAGCTGCCCACACAGCCAGATCACGCCCGAGAGGCAGATGGTGGGGAGGAACTGGACCAGCCAGACATGGAGACCCTGGAAGAGAtgatggaggtggtggtggtgcagcaGTTCAAGTGCAAGATGTGTCAGTACAAGAGTGTCTCCAAGAAAACTCTAATTAACCACATGAAGGAGCGGCACTTCCAGCCAG TGGGTTCAGCTCTGACTTTGAAGAAAGGACGTCCACGAAAGGGGGGATCGGCTGCAAAGACTGCAGATGACGATgtccaagaagaagaagaagatgatGACATCATGGATGCTGGTGCTATTGATGATCCTGAAG AGGACAGTGACTATAACCCAGCTGAGGACGAGCCCCGTGGGCGACAGCCCAAGTACAGCCGCACTGTCCCCACATCCAGTGAGGAGAGGCCACGTCGACGCCCCGGGAGACCCCGCAAGTTTCCTCGTCTGGAGGACATGCCCCAGGATGTGCCTGAAG GAGAGGAGGTGGAGCCCTTGGTGACATCCCAAAGCACACCGAGCCATGAGCTGCAGAACTCTGAAGCAGCCAGTTCCTCTGGCCTGGAGAATGGGACCAGTGAgagcctggcagagcccagcatcAGCCAGTCCGACTCCGAAAACAAAGATCCTTCCTCCAACACTGGCCCTGAGGAGGCAGATGTCATCCCCAGGAGGCGAGGGCGGCCCTCCCGCCGCTTCCTGGGCAAGAAATACCGCAAGTACATGGGGCGCAG GTACTACTACAAGTCACCCAAACCCCTGATGAGGCCCTACCTGTGTCGGATCTGCGGCTCGCGTTTCCTCACGCACGATGATCTGCGTTTCCACGTCAACTCGCACGAGGCCAATGACCCGCAGCTCTTCAAGTGTCTTCAGTGCAGCTACCGCTCCCGGCGCTGGTCCTCCCTCAAG GAACACATGTTCAACCATGTGGGCAGCAAGCCCTACAAGTGTGAGGAGTGCAATTACACCAGCGTGTACAAGAAGGATGTCATCCGGCACTCCACAGTGCACAGCCGGGACAG gaagaagAGAGCTGATCCG cccccaAAGCTGAACTCCTTCCCGTGCCCCGTATGCAACCGTATCTACCCTATGCAGAAGAGGCTTACACAGCATATGAAAACACACAGCACGGAAAAACCACACATGTGTGACAAG TGCGGGAAGTCCTTTAAGAAGCGCTACACCTTCAAGATGCATCTGCTGACACACATCCAGGCCATTGCCAACCGCAG GTTCAAGTGTGAGTTCTGTGACTACGTCTGCGAGGACAAAAAGGTCCTGCTGAACCACCAGCTGTCGCACATGAATGACAAGCCCTACAAGTGCAGCTTCTGCAAGTACTCCACCTTCCGGGAGGATTTCCTGGTCTCGCACATGGCTGTCAAGCACACGG GAGGGAAGCCATTTGCTTGCGAGTTCTGTCACTTCACCACGAAGCACAAGAAGAACCTGCGCCTCCACGTGCACTGCCGCCACGCTGACTCCTTCGAGGAGTGGGCACAGAGGCACCCTGAGGAGCCGCCATGCCGCCGCCGCCCCTTCTTCACCTTGCAGCAGATCgaggagctgaagcagcagcacagccaggtgCAGGCCCCGGCTGAGCCAGAGGCCAGTCCGCCG GCACCTCTTGGCCCCATCACCTACCACACGGTGCAggctgtcccaggagcagagcccCCCATCCTCTCGCAAGATTCCCTGGGAGGGGCCACCATCATTTATGAACAAG ATGTGGCTGGATCAGCAGAACTGGCCACGCAGACTGCCCTGGATCTCCTGCTGAACATGAGCACTCAGCGAGAGCTGGCCACCGGCTCGCTGCAG GTGGCAGTGGTGAAGCCAGGTGATTCAGGAGAAGCACAGGCGCCCTGTGAGCCACAGGCAcaggaggaggggacagaggtggactctgaggagcagcagcagcagcagaagttggTGACACTGCACATGGCAGAGCCTGGGGAGACATTGGTGCAGGAGGCTTATGAGGAGGCGACCCTGGGTGGCTCGGAGTTGCAGCAGATCACCATCCCCTTTGGTGGGACAACAGAGTACAGCATCATCACGCCCATCAGTGAGGAGATTCAGGCTCCAGGCACGCTGTACAG CAGTGAGGAGGAGAGCCCTGCAGAGACCTCCCATGCAGTTGTGGTGAGCGAAGCTGTGATGACAGAGGAGGCTCTGAAGGACCATAACAATCACTATATCATGTCATCTGGTGTTCCAGGGAGCCAGTTCCATCACATTGAG CCCCTCAGCGGGGACGCTGCCTTTCCCTCGCCTGCGGAGGGCCAGGAGGCACAGCCCGCCGGCGTCAAGTGGCCTCTGGTGCAGTGTGTCACCAGGCAGCTCCAGAAGGACTCATCTTTATCCCCAGCATCCGAGGGGCAGGAAATCTCATCCCCAAAGGTCAAGTGGCCTGCGCTCCAAGGCGTGGCCAAGAAGCTCTCGTGCAAGGTTTCCACAGCCAAGAAGCTCTCGTGCAAGATTTCCACAGCCAAAAAGTTTTCATGCAAGATTTGCACAGCCATGTTCACAGGGAGAGCAGAAATGGAGAGTCACAAGAGAGCCCACATTGGGCCCAGCACCTTCAAGTGTCCCGACTGTCCATTCACTGCAGCCCTCTGGCCGGAGGTTCGG AGCCACATGGTCCAGCATGCCAGCCTTCGGCCACACAAGTGCACCCACTGCAGCTTTGCCTCCAAGAACAAAAAAGACCTGCGCAGGCACATGCTGACGCACACCAACGAGAAGCCCTTTGCCTGCCAGATCTGTGGGCAGAG GTTCAACCGTAATGGTCACCTCAAATTCCACATGCAGCGTTTGCACAGCTCGGAGGGGAAGAGACCAGGGCCgcctgcagctgctgcccagcagaCCATCATACTGAACAGCGACGAGGACACGCTGGCCACCCTGCAGA CGGCTCTGCAGTCCGGCCAGGCGGTTCTGGCTCCTGAGCGGCTGCAGCAGGCCCTGGGGCAGGAACACATCATCGTTGCGCAGGAGCAGAGCGTCACGAGCCAG GAGGAGGCTACCTACATCCAGGAGATCACAACTGCCGATGGACAGACAGTACAGCACTTAGTGACCTCTGACAACCAG GTTCAGTACATCATTGCCCAGGATGGTGTACAGCACTTGCTTCCCCATGAGTATGTTGTTGTCCCAGAGGGACACCACATCCAG GTACAGGATGGTCAGATCACCCACATCCAGTATGAGCAGGGCAGCCAGTTCCTCCAGGAGCCGCAG ATCCAGTACATGCCTGTCTCGCCTGAGCAGCAGCTTGTCACCCAGGCACAGCTGGAAGCAGCTGCACACTCAGCAGTTTCAG TGGCCGATGCTGCGATGGCCCAGGCGCAGGGAGTGTTCACCGCCGAGGCCACGGCCGAGCAgatccagcagctgcagcaggggatCCACTACGATGTCATCACGCTGGCAGACTAG